In Xiphophorus maculatus strain JP 163 A chromosome 15, X_maculatus-5.0-male, whole genome shotgun sequence, the following are encoded in one genomic region:
- the LOC102234275 gene encoding potassium voltage-gated channel subfamily F member 1-like: MWGIQRSRYADCNGSEASEEAEIVVNIGGVKQVLYGDVLNRFPETRLAELVDCSLKSPEEISSLCDDYDPDTGEFYFDRDPEAFKCIVELYYYGEVHMKRGICPICFMKEMDFWKIGADFLDECCKSNLKEVQDELAEIAERVRTILVDREGDPSAGGCQRFQASLWRLMEKPESSVPAHVIAILSFIFILVSSVVMCVGTIPELQVEDSEGNLTEHPTLEVIETVCIGWFTIEYLLRLISSPNKIKFVLSFMNIIDFMAIMPFYVVLILTSFGAGVMELANVQQAVQALRIMRIARIFKLARHSSGLQTLTSALKSSLKELGLLLMYMGVGVFLFSALGYTMEQNHPDTLFTSIPQSFWWAVITMTTVGYGDVYPKTTLGRCNAAISFLCGVIAIALPIHPIINNFVLFYNKQQVLETAAKHEIELMALRSTEGELRAAPEHREHVCGSRVWDTSMSSCHIDTFLPLLKDTRGGPSMQTPSMETSFESTAEASEYSIS, encoded by the coding sequence ATGTGGGGAATCCAGAGAAGTCGGTACGCGGACTGCAACGGCTCTGAAGCGAGTGAAGAGGCGGAGATCGTGGTGAACATCGGCGGAGTGAAACAGGTGTTGTATGGCGACGTGTTGAATCGGTTCCCGGAGACCCGGCTGGCAGAGCTGGTGGACTGTTCTCTGAAGTCTCCCGAAGAGATATCCTCACTGTGCGACGATTATGACCCAGACACCGgggaattttattttgacagggACCCTGAGGCATTTAAGTGTATAGTAGAGCTGTATTATTACGGAGAGGTACACATGAAAAGGGGCATCTGTCCGATTTGTTTCATGAAGGAGATGGACTTCTGGAAAATCGGCGCCGATTTTTTGGATGAATGCTGCAAAAGCAACCTTAAAGAGGTTCAGGATGAACTTGCAGAGATCGCAGAGAGAGTGAGGACTATCTTGGTGGACAGAGAGGGAGACCCGTCAGCTGGAGGCTGCCAGCGCTTCCAGGCGTCCCTTTGGAGGCTGATGGAAAAGCCGGAGTCCTCAGTGCCTGCGCACGTCATTGCCATACTTTCTTTCATCTTCATCCTCGTCTCCTCTGTGGTGATGTGCGTCGGGACAATCCCCGAGCTTCAGGTGGAGGACTCCGAAGGCAACCTCACGGAGCACCCCACTCTGGAGGTCATCGAGACGGTGTGCATCGGTTGGTTCACCATCGAATACCTCCTGCGTCTGATCTCCTCTCCAAACAAGATCAAATTCGTCCTGTCCTTCATGAACATCATCGACTTCATGGCGATCATGCCCTTCTACGTGGTGCTGATTCTGACCTCCTTCGGCGCCGGAGTGATGGAGCTGGCCAACGTGCAGCAGGCGGTGCAGGCTTTGCGCATAATGCGCATTGCGCGCATCTTCAAGCTGGCGCGCCATTCATCCGGTCTCCAGACGCTCACATCTGCGCTGAAGAGCAGCCTGAAAGAGCTGGGTCTGCTCCTCATGTACATGGGGGTGGGGGTGTTCCTCTTCTCGGCGCTGGGCTACACTATGGAGCAGAACCACCCGGACACGCTGTTTACCAGCATCCCGCAGTCGTTCTGGTGGGCTGTGATCACTATGACCACTGTGGGCTACGGGGACGTGTACCCTAAGACCACTTTAGGCCGGTGTAACGCGGCCATCAGTTTTCTGTGCGGGGTCATCGCCATAGCGCTGCCCATACACCCCATCATTAACAACTTTGTGCTGTTTTACAACAAGCAACAGGTGCTGGAGACCGCAGCCAAGCATGAGATTGAACTGATGGCGCTGCGCTCCACTGAAGGCGAACTGAGGGCTGCACCCGAGCACCGTGAACATGTTTGCGGTAGCCGGGTTTGGGACACCTCCATGAGCTCCTGTCACATCGATACGTTCCTACCTCTGCTGAAGGACACCAGGGGAGGGCCGAGTATGCAGACCCCGAGCATGGAGACTAGCTTTGAAAGCACAGCAGAGGCCTCAGAATATTCCATCTCATGA